The Ahaetulla prasina isolate Xishuangbanna chromosome 11, ASM2864084v1, whole genome shotgun sequence genome contains a region encoding:
- the LOC131183855 gene encoding UAP56-interacting factor-like isoform X4 — protein sequence MEVPGIGQQEPGAAAAPSEEIDLSLDDIIKRNQKAQPNRKPWRHQLKTRNPAFGSRRPRFQSWGPPTLPGSSRFPKGFRKPPWARKPFWSRMSTPGPRAAGQMQGRSPLNRPAFAQQDKPGKAPAGRHGDGAPQDSQPEAPARAKAFRTAGTTLPFWRPFRLNQGHVFRQSRVRFNFNQRQIKSKMEQRLTRVRRPGPKRPFLRRRNSQNPQLRWQPRGVMLRFNFRAMANQTSVTLNERFSGLRHKRNFSAERNTSRMVTLP from the exons ATGGAGGTGCCGGGCATCGGGCAGCAGGAACCGGGCGCGGCCGCCGCCCCCAGCGAGGAGATCGACCTGTCCCTGG ATGACATCATCAAGCGTAACCAGAAGGCACAGCCGAATCGGAAACCCTGGCGGCACCAGCTGAAGACTCGGAACCCGGCCTTTGGCAGCAGGAGGCCTCGATTCCAGAGCTGGGGACCACCAACCCTGCCAG GATCTAGCAGATTCCCCAAAGGATTTAGGAAGCCACCCTGGGCCAGGAAGCCTTTTTGGAGCAGGATGAGCACTCCAGGCCCAAGAGCAGCTGGGCAGAtgcagggcaggagccccctcaACCGGCCAGCCTTTGCCCAGCAG GACAAGCCCGGGAAAGCCCCCGCAGGCAGGCATGGTGATGGAGCCCCCCAAGACTCTCAGCCAGAAGCACCCGCAAGAGCCAAAGCCTTccgaacagcagggacgactctgccattTTGGAG ACCCTTCCGATTAAACCAAGGCCACGTCTTCCGCCAGAGCCGGGTCAGATTCAACTTCAACCAACGG CAAATCAAGTCCAAGATGGAGCAGAGACTTACAAGGGTGAGAAG GCCAGGACCGAAACGCCCCTTCCTGAGAAGGCGGAACAGCCAGAACCCGCAGCTCCGCTGGCAGCCGAGAGGAGTGATGCTAAGATTCAACTTCCGGGCTATGGCTAACCAG ACCAGCGTGACCCTGAACGAGCGATTCTCTGGACTGAGGCACAAACGCAATTTTTCAGCAGAACGCAACACTAGCCGGATGGTCACTCTGCCGTAA
- the LOC131183855 gene encoding UAP56-interacting factor-like isoform X2 has translation MEVPGIGQQEPGAAAAPSEEIDLSLDDIIKRNQKAQPNRKPWRHQLKTRNPAFGSRRPRFQSWGPPTLPGSSRFPKGFRKPPWARKPFWSRMSTPGPRAAGQMQGRSPLNRPAFAQQDKPGKAPAGRHGDGAPQDSQPEAPARAKAFRTAGTTLPFWRPFRLNQGHVFRQSRVRFNFNQRQIKSKMEQRLTRVRRWRTQPSSGAVLTVSVSNPQAGHSQGPGPKRPFLRRRNSQNPQLRWQPRGVMLRFNFRAMANQTSVTLNERFSGLRHKRNFSAERNTSRMVTLP, from the exons ATGGAGGTGCCGGGCATCGGGCAGCAGGAACCGGGCGCGGCCGCCGCCCCCAGCGAGGAGATCGACCTGTCCCTGG ATGACATCATCAAGCGTAACCAGAAGGCACAGCCGAATCGGAAACCCTGGCGGCACCAGCTGAAGACTCGGAACCCGGCCTTTGGCAGCAGGAGGCCTCGATTCCAGAGCTGGGGACCACCAACCCTGCCAG GATCTAGCAGATTCCCCAAAGGATTTAGGAAGCCACCCTGGGCCAGGAAGCCTTTTTGGAGCAGGATGAGCACTCCAGGCCCAAGAGCAGCTGGGCAGAtgcagggcaggagccccctcaACCGGCCAGCCTTTGCCCAGCAG GACAAGCCCGGGAAAGCCCCCGCAGGCAGGCATGGTGATGGAGCCCCCCAAGACTCTCAGCCAGAAGCACCCGCAAGAGCCAAAGCCTTccgaacagcagggacgactctgccattTTGGAG ACCCTTCCGATTAAACCAAGGCCACGTCTTCCGCCAGAGCCGGGTCAGATTCAACTTCAACCAACGG CAAATCAAGTCCAAGATGGAGCAGAGACTTACAAGGGTGAGAAG GTGGAgaacacagccaagttctggagcaGTCCTGACGGTCTCGGTGTCCAACCCCCAGGCTGGCCACTCCCAGGG GCCAGGACCGAAACGCCCCTTCCTGAGAAGGCGGAACAGCCAGAACCCGCAGCTCCGCTGGCAGCCGAGAGGAGTGATGCTAAGATTCAACTTCCGGGCTATGGCTAACCAG ACCAGCGTGACCCTGAACGAGCGATTCTCTGGACTGAGGCACAAACGCAATTTTTCAGCAGAACGCAACACTAGCCGGATGGTCACTCTGCCGTAA
- the LOC131183855 gene encoding UAP56-interacting factor-like isoform X1 yields the protein MEVPGIGQQEPGAAAAPSEEIDLSLDDIIKRNQKAQPNRKPWRHQLKTRNPAFGSRRPRFQSWGPPTLPGSSRFPKGFRKPPWARKPFWSRMSTPGPRAAGQMQGRSPLNRPAFAQQDKPGKAPAGRHGDGAPQDSQPEAPARAKAFRTAGTTLPFWRPFRLNQGHVFRQSRVRFNFNQRQQIKSKMEQRLTRVRRWRTQPSSGAVLTVSVSNPQAGHSQGPGPKRPFLRRRNSQNPQLRWQPRGVMLRFNFRAMANQTSVTLNERFSGLRHKRNFSAERNTSRMVTLP from the exons ATGGAGGTGCCGGGCATCGGGCAGCAGGAACCGGGCGCGGCCGCCGCCCCCAGCGAGGAGATCGACCTGTCCCTGG ATGACATCATCAAGCGTAACCAGAAGGCACAGCCGAATCGGAAACCCTGGCGGCACCAGCTGAAGACTCGGAACCCGGCCTTTGGCAGCAGGAGGCCTCGATTCCAGAGCTGGGGACCACCAACCCTGCCAG GATCTAGCAGATTCCCCAAAGGATTTAGGAAGCCACCCTGGGCCAGGAAGCCTTTTTGGAGCAGGATGAGCACTCCAGGCCCAAGAGCAGCTGGGCAGAtgcagggcaggagccccctcaACCGGCCAGCCTTTGCCCAGCAG GACAAGCCCGGGAAAGCCCCCGCAGGCAGGCATGGTGATGGAGCCCCCCAAGACTCTCAGCCAGAAGCACCCGCAAGAGCCAAAGCCTTccgaacagcagggacgactctgccattTTGGAG ACCCTTCCGATTAAACCAAGGCCACGTCTTCCGCCAGAGCCGGGTCAGATTCAACTTCAACCAACGG CAGCAAATCAAGTCCAAGATGGAGCAGAGACTTACAAGGGTGAGAAG GTGGAgaacacagccaagttctggagcaGTCCTGACGGTCTCGGTGTCCAACCCCCAGGCTGGCCACTCCCAGGG GCCAGGACCGAAACGCCCCTTCCTGAGAAGGCGGAACAGCCAGAACCCGCAGCTCCGCTGGCAGCCGAGAGGAGTGATGCTAAGATTCAACTTCCGGGCTATGGCTAACCAG ACCAGCGTGACCCTGAACGAGCGATTCTCTGGACTGAGGCACAAACGCAATTTTTCAGCAGAACGCAACACTAGCCGGATGGTCACTCTGCCGTAA
- the LOC131183855 gene encoding UAP56-interacting factor-like isoform X3 has translation MEVPGIGQQEPGAAAAPSEEIDLSLDDIIKRNQKAQPNRKPWRHQLKTRNPAFGSRRPRFQSWGPPTLPGSSRFPKGFRKPPWARKPFWSRMSTPGPRAAGQMQGRSPLNRPAFAQQDKPGKAPAGRHGDGAPQDSQPEAPARAKAFRTAGTTLPFWRPFRLNQGHVFRQSRVRFNFNQRQQIKSKMEQRLTRVRRPGPKRPFLRRRNSQNPQLRWQPRGVMLRFNFRAMANQTSVTLNERFSGLRHKRNFSAERNTSRMVTLP, from the exons ATGGAGGTGCCGGGCATCGGGCAGCAGGAACCGGGCGCGGCCGCCGCCCCCAGCGAGGAGATCGACCTGTCCCTGG ATGACATCATCAAGCGTAACCAGAAGGCACAGCCGAATCGGAAACCCTGGCGGCACCAGCTGAAGACTCGGAACCCGGCCTTTGGCAGCAGGAGGCCTCGATTCCAGAGCTGGGGACCACCAACCCTGCCAG GATCTAGCAGATTCCCCAAAGGATTTAGGAAGCCACCCTGGGCCAGGAAGCCTTTTTGGAGCAGGATGAGCACTCCAGGCCCAAGAGCAGCTGGGCAGAtgcagggcaggagccccctcaACCGGCCAGCCTTTGCCCAGCAG GACAAGCCCGGGAAAGCCCCCGCAGGCAGGCATGGTGATGGAGCCCCCCAAGACTCTCAGCCAGAAGCACCCGCAAGAGCCAAAGCCTTccgaacagcagggacgactctgccattTTGGAG ACCCTTCCGATTAAACCAAGGCCACGTCTTCCGCCAGAGCCGGGTCAGATTCAACTTCAACCAACGG CAGCAAATCAAGTCCAAGATGGAGCAGAGACTTACAAGGGTGAGAAG GCCAGGACCGAAACGCCCCTTCCTGAGAAGGCGGAACAGCCAGAACCCGCAGCTCCGCTGGCAGCCGAGAGGAGTGATGCTAAGATTCAACTTCCGGGCTATGGCTAACCAG ACCAGCGTGACCCTGAACGAGCGATTCTCTGGACTGAGGCACAAACGCAATTTTTCAGCAGAACGCAACACTAGCCGGATGGTCACTCTGCCGTAA